From one Candidatus Thioglobus sp. NP1 genomic stretch:
- a CDS encoding nitric oxide reductase activation protein NorD has translation MSSVQLSDFEEKFQDPSDVLNDALNGCFIEASKVMSPNGLKVYLDAAGALHAMGKGEDLVISFLEETPMVVKEVGESIIGEIVFSIMKMTSQTSAAVIVLMISSLPNVAKRMSDFDLMKSYLRLLERMITLAPRGMRPMLNNIDLLTSKLTLGGLRRWVLYGAETFKRDFKAQIAYFELSSAESLEILEQERRGTLFIDNQRKLQFYLRAFYNRNFFLRPTSGDYDTKRGLRPYIEYGVMHIPDAFDDFKHASGKVIPGIECYRAVCTHAAAHITETSSSFKGDDLNPLQVACVSLIEDLRVELNTIKKFPGMKKIWISLHPEEADLEGLNSFIVNLVDFSRATLDSNYKIKQSFNSNFHNIFIKKMAESGDSSAMSYDLGLRYYELLKSKTDLKISASALVSSPIIYRDDNRYIWNYDEQDWISEGNDYVPASQKQIKSISNNLEMHNEDDENSVDDAQEIWVQESEHSPEEFDGISLSELEDKEPVSEPFHYNEWDYQLQLYRPNWATLYERRLKKGDPEVINKILIKYKPIANQLKNSIDQMQPQGLIKLKKQQEGSELDLDACVSALADIRTGITPSDRIYVKKVQHIRDVSVNLLMDLSESTNDKVVGSEQTILELMKEATSLLSWAIDKIGDNLMIAGFASDSRHDVQYYRFKPFHYSFNDEVKGRLSGIKGGLSTRMGAAIRHAGVDLLTQPSAKKILLVLTDGEPADIDVEDPQHLRMDAKKSVEELRSHGIITFCISLDPYADEYVSRIFGKNRFMVIDNLQKLPERLPQLFISLTK, from the coding sequence ATGAGTTCTGTTCAACTTTCGGATTTTGAAGAAAAGTTTCAAGATCCTTCTGATGTTCTTAATGATGCCCTAAATGGATGTTTTATAGAGGCATCTAAAGTAATGAGTCCAAATGGGCTAAAGGTCTATCTAGATGCTGCTGGTGCTCTCCACGCAATGGGAAAAGGTGAAGACTTAGTTATTTCTTTTTTAGAAGAGACACCGATGGTTGTCAAAGAAGTGGGCGAGTCCATTATTGGTGAAATAGTATTTTCGATTATGAAGATGACTTCACAAACTTCAGCTGCAGTTATAGTTTTAATGATCTCAAGCCTGCCCAATGTGGCTAAGCGAATGAGTGATTTTGATCTCATGAAGAGTTATTTGAGGCTTTTAGAGCGAATGATTACTCTTGCCCCTAGAGGAATGCGCCCAATGCTTAATAACATTGACCTATTAACAAGTAAATTAACTCTTGGAGGCTTAAGAAGATGGGTTTTATATGGTGCTGAAACATTTAAAAGAGATTTTAAGGCCCAAATTGCTTATTTTGAATTAAGTAGTGCTGAGTCTCTTGAGATTCTTGAGCAGGAAAGACGTGGGACTTTATTTATTGATAATCAGAGGAAACTTCAGTTCTATCTTAGAGCTTTTTATAATCGCAATTTTTTTCTCAGACCAACTTCTGGAGACTATGATACAAAAAGAGGGCTTAGGCCTTATATTGAATATGGTGTTATGCATATTCCTGATGCTTTTGACGACTTCAAGCATGCCTCTGGAAAGGTTATACCAGGCATTGAGTGTTACAGGGCAGTATGTACTCATGCAGCAGCCCACATTACTGAAACTTCATCCTCCTTCAAGGGGGATGATTTAAATCCACTTCAAGTTGCTTGCGTTTCACTAATTGAAGATTTGAGAGTCGAATTAAATACCATTAAAAAATTTCCTGGAATGAAAAAAATATGGATATCTCTTCATCCTGAAGAAGCAGACTTAGAAGGGTTGAATTCATTCATAGTTAATCTTGTTGATTTTTCAAGGGCTACACTTGATTCAAATTACAAAATAAAGCAATCATTTAATTCAAATTTTCATAATATATTTATAAAAAAAATGGCTGAATCTGGAGATAGTTCAGCTATGAGTTATGATTTAGGGTTACGTTATTATGAACTTCTTAAATCTAAGACTGATCTAAAGATAAGTGCCTCTGCATTAGTCTCTTCACCAATAATTTATAGGGATGATAATCGCTATATATGGAATTATGATGAACAAGATTGGATATCTGAGGGTAATGATTATGTTCCAGCGAGTCAAAAACAAATCAAAAGCATTTCAAATAATTTGGAAATGCACAACGAGGATGACGAAAATTCTGTCGATGATGCTCAGGAGATATGGGTACAAGAATCTGAACATTCTCCAGAAGAATTTGATGGTATAAGTCTTAGTGAGCTTGAGGATAAGGAGCCAGTTAGTGAGCCTTTTCACTACAATGAGTGGGACTATCAATTACAACTATATCGACCTAATTGGGCAACTTTATATGAAAGGCGCTTAAAAAAGGGTGATCCAGAAGTAATTAATAAAATTCTAATTAAATATAAACCTATTGCAAATCAATTAAAAAATTCAATTGACCAGATGCAACCTCAGGGTTTAATAAAATTAAAAAAACAGCAAGAGGGTAGTGAGCTTGATCTTGACGCATGTGTTTCAGCATTGGCAGATATTAGGACTGGAATAACTCCTTCAGACAGGATATATGTTAAAAAAGTTCAGCATATTAGGGATGTCTCAGTGAATCTTCTTATGGATTTATCTGAATCAACAAATGATAAGGTAGTTGGAAGTGAGCAAACTATTTTAGAATTAATGAAGGAGGCAACTTCGCTTCTCTCTTGGGCGATAGATAAGATTGGAGACAACCTAATGATTGCAGGGTTTGCATCTGACTCAAGGCATGATGTTCAATACTATCGTTTTAAGCCATTTCACTATAGTTTTAATGATGAAGTAAAGGGGCGTCTTTCAGGAATTAAAGGTGGCTTATCAACTCGGATGGGAGCAGCAATTAGACATGCTGGTGTAGACTTATTAACACAACCCTCAGCCAAAAAAATTCTTTTAGTTTTAACTGATGGAGAGCCAGCAGATATTGATGTTGAGGACCCACAACACTTACGAATGGATGCAAAGAAATCAGTAGAAGAGCTTAGAAGCCATGGAATTATTACCTTTTGTATTAGTTTGGATCCATACGCTGATGAATATGTTTCAAGAATTTTTGGTAAAAATAGATTTATGGTTATCGATAATCTTCAGAAATTACCTGAAAGATTACCTCAATTATTTATTTCATTGACGAAGTGA
- a CDS encoding malonyl-CoA decarboxylase domain-containing protein: MSEHLNFLNSFIQRIGRGQPDKKSASPEDIIDQCHQLVSKNSEATSFSLATIILEDFSTLKENQKKEFFLRLLDQFSVDRSKLKQAISTLNISDEKQLRTLHNLTEPKSQELLRRLNQVPNGTAVLLKMRESLLVSMKESPELKSLDIDFVDLFKSWFNRGFLRLERIDWSTSAQILEKIMEYEAVHHISDWNDLQNRVAAADRRLYAFFHPALPNEPLIFIEVALMDDSPNSIMPILDTSIKPINPLSSSTAVFYSISNCQMGLKNVSFGSFLIKQVVAEIEQEFKQINEFVTLSPVPGFKNWAQKALVADSKKVPDNIFEDIQECVGKSNPDEFILIRLTYYYLTQVKRKNGNAANPVAHFHLGNGASLYKIHANANNNQAALDDSWGVMVNYLYDSEMVAKNHEDYANMEQVAVFPKLKKAIQSNKKKTLAY; encoded by the coding sequence ATGAGCGAACATCTCAATTTTTTAAATTCATTTATCCAGAGGATAGGCAGAGGTCAGCCAGATAAGAAGTCAGCTAGCCCTGAGGACATAATTGATCAGTGCCATCAACTTGTAAGTAAAAATAGTGAGGCCACATCATTTTCTCTAGCTACAATAATTTTAGAAGACTTCAGCACTCTAAAGGAAAACCAAAAAAAAGAATTTTTCTTAAGACTGTTAGATCAATTTAGCGTTGACAGATCAAAACTAAAACAAGCTATTAGTACTTTAAATATCAGTGATGAAAAACAATTAAGAACACTTCACAACTTAACTGAACCAAAAAGTCAAGAATTATTGAGAAGGTTGAATCAAGTTCCTAATGGAACTGCAGTGTTATTAAAGATGAGAGAGTCGCTCTTAGTAAGTATGAAAGAGTCCCCAGAGTTAAAATCACTTGATATTGATTTTGTAGATTTATTTAAGTCATGGTTTAATAGGGGTTTCTTGAGACTTGAGAGAATTGACTGGTCAACAAGTGCTCAAATTTTAGAAAAAATTATGGAGTATGAGGCAGTCCATCATATTTCAGATTGGAATGATTTACAAAATCGAGTGGCCGCTGCTGATAGAAGGCTTTATGCATTTTTTCATCCTGCACTTCCAAATGAGCCCCTTATATTTATTGAGGTTGCATTGATGGATGACTCGCCAAATTCAATCATGCCAATACTTGATACGAGTATTAAGCCAATAAATCCTTTAAGCTCATCAACTGCAGTTTTTTATTCTATTTCTAACTGTCAGATGGGATTAAAAAATGTCTCATTTGGTAGTTTTCTCATAAAGCAAGTTGTGGCTGAAATAGAACAAGAGTTTAAACAAATTAATGAATTTGTTACTTTATCTCCTGTACCTGGGTTTAAAAATTGGGCTCAAAAAGCTCTTGTAGCTGATTCTAAAAAGGTGCCAGATAATATTTTTGAGGACATTCAAGAGTGTGTTGGTAAAAGTAATCCTGATGAATTTATATTAATACGATTAACTTATTATTACCTTACACAGGTTAAGCGTAAAAATGGCAATGCAGCTAACCCTGTCGCTCATTTTCATCTTGGTAATGGAGCTTCTCTTTATAAAATTCATGCTAATGCAAACAATAATCAGGCTGCCTTAGATGATTCATGGGGGGTCATGGTCAATTATTTATATGATTCAGAGATGGTTGCAAAAAACCATGAAGATTATGCAAATATGGAGCAAGTTGCTGTATTTCCTAAGCTTAAAAAAGCTATTCAAAGTAATAAGAAAAAAACTTTAGCCTATTAA
- a CDS encoding heparan-alpha-glucosaminide N-acetyltransferase, translated as MSKARDSALDLIRGIAIIMMIAFHFIYDLNTFGFTEIPLFTHWAGIAWRCLIVFLFLSAVGISLVIAHGKKLNLQKFLKRLIYLGIAALLVSSGTYIMFPDGWVYFGILQLIWVSSIIAIGFINLPKTSLLIALLILFGSLFNQPNLNIFTTILEPYLPATSVDYYPLFPWLSFVFIGIYLGHFPYYQKIFSIRIIWLEVIGRHALIIYLTHQIILFGAVSLTYYLLN; from the coding sequence ATGTCCAAAGCAAGAGACTCAGCTTTAGATTTAATACGTGGTATAGCAATCATAATGATGATTGCCTTTCACTTTATTTATGATCTAAACACATTTGGTTTCACGGAAATCCCTTTGTTTACTCACTGGGCTGGGATAGCTTGGCGATGCTTAATTGTTTTTCTCTTCTTAAGTGCAGTTGGAATAAGTTTAGTTATTGCTCATGGAAAAAAACTTAATCTTCAAAAGTTTTTAAAACGCTTAATATATTTAGGTATTGCAGCCCTTCTTGTTTCTTCTGGAACTTATATAATGTTTCCTGATGGATGGGTCTATTTTGGTATTCTTCAATTAATTTGGGTTTCTTCCATAATAGCTATAGGTTTCATAAATCTTCCAAAAACTTCACTCTTAATTGCTCTATTAATTTTATTTGGTTCATTATTTAACCAACCAAATTTAAATATTTTTACAACTATTTTGGAGCCATATCTACCTGCCACAAGTGTTGACTACTATCCTCTATTTCCATGGTTATCATTTGTTTTTATTGGCATTTATTTAGGACATTTTCCATATTATCAAAAAATTTTCTCAATAAGGATAATCTGGTTAGAGGTTATAGGTAGACATGCGTTAATCATTTATTTAACACATCAAATAATCTTATTTGGGGCTGTTAGCTTGACTTATTACTTATTAAATTAA
- the mog gene encoding molybdopterin adenylyltransferase, protein MSNSKIKIGFLTISDRAARGVYEDISGPAMQEWISKALISPYDKVSKVIEDEQPLIEKTLIEMCDDLGCNLILTTGGTGPTTRDVTPEATESICERVFDGFAEQMRTVSLRTVPTAILSRQIAGTRGISLIINLPGKPVAIAVCLGAVFLAVPKCLELLDESSITIDKEFVSQVFE, encoded by the coding sequence ATGTCAAATAGCAAAATCAAAATTGGTTTTCTAACTATCTCAGATAGAGCTGCAAGAGGTGTTTATGAGGATATTAGTGGACCTGCTATGCAAGAATGGATTTCAAAGGCTTTAATAAGTCCATATGATAAGGTTTCAAAGGTTATTGAAGATGAACAGCCCCTCATTGAAAAAACACTAATTGAGATGTGTGATGACCTTGGCTGTAATTTAATTCTTACAACTGGTGGAACTGGACCAACTACTAGAGATGTAACTCCTGAGGCTACAGAATCAATTTGTGAACGAGTCTTTGATGGGTTTGCTGAACAAATGCGAACTGTATCTCTTAGAACAGTCCCAACAGCAATCCTTTCTCGTCAAATTGCAGGTACAAGAGGTATCAGTCTTATTATTAACCTTCCTGGGAAGCCAGTAGCAATTGCAGTATGTCTTGGTGCAGTTTTCTTAGCAGTTCCAAAATGCCTAGAACTTCTTGATGAATCTTCGATAACAATTGATAAAGAATTTGTCTCTCAAGTATTTGAGTGA
- a CDS encoding MoaD/ThiS family protein, producing MKIFYFASLKENLKTSYDDMNFQKPVTISSIKKILIEKYGEQYFPNNILCAVNHVIVNENTKVNEEDEVAFFPPVTGG from the coding sequence ATGAAAATATTTTACTTTGCCTCTTTAAAAGAAAATCTAAAAACGTCTTACGATGATATGAATTTCCAAAAACCAGTAACAATATCCTCAATTAAGAAAATTCTAATTGAGAAATATGGTGAGCAGTATTTTCCCAACAATATTTTGTGTGCGGTCAATCATGTCATAGTGAATGAAAATACTAAAGTCAATGAAGAAGATGAAGTTGCTTTTTTCCCACCCGTGACTGGAGGTTAA